The Cryptomeria japonica chromosome 6, Sugi_1.0, whole genome shotgun sequence genomic interval ATGAAACTATTGATGCAAGGTGTTCCATCGGTTCAGAATTAGAGGTTAAGATGGAGCAGGGCGATACGGAGGCAGACGTCTCAAAGGAAGGCTTGGTTTCAGGTATCAAAGATGATAGTTCTGTTAGTGATGGAGGAAATGTTAGCAGGGAGGGAGACCGATTCCAGGAGCAAGAGATGGCAGAAGGTCTTAATGATGTTTTGAATTTGTGCTTAAACATGACAGTGAATACTCAAGGGCTAGAATTGGGAGGTAATCTTTACGTTAGTGACACATTGCCACAGTCCTGTTATGCAGTTAACGACAACAATATACAAGATGATGCTCTGATTGGAAATGCAAGCAGGGAAGGCTATGCTATACCCAATGAATCAGTAAACGCAGATGCTGAGATTCAGAAGTTGGTAGTCCAGGAGGAAACAGAAATAGAGGTGACCACAGTTCAAGATGGTCATATGTTGGTTAATGGATCAAACAGGAAAAATGAGGAAGATGAATCTGAAGATGTCCCATCTTTGGAACATCCGGAAAACAATTTTCTGCAAAAAAGTGCCAGAGGGTCTGATGCACCGGAAGAAATAACGCTACTTCAGGAGGGGGTTTCAGTCACTGGGGAGGTGAGTGGTCTCAATTTTTTTGCAGAATCAGTTGCTGTTGGGTTGGGGGAGAGAGATGTACATGACTATAGTGATGGACAAGGCATTGAAGAACAAGCTAGAACAGGAGTTGAAGATATGGAAACCAAGTCAGAAGTTCGAGACGGAGACTATAGTCGAGTTGGACTTGGAGATGGATGTACTATAAATGCCCCCAAGGCTTCTGTGGAGCAACACTGTGATGATGTTACTTCTGCAAAAGAACACCATTCAGTAGCAGACAGTTTAGTTGTGGCACCTCATATTGTACATTCAGCCAATGAACGAGCAGAAAAGAGCAGTGGAGATGCAGTGTTCGACGTAAACGAAATTCCCAATGACATCTCAAATCCACTGGTAAGAGAAGATGAGACTTGCAAGCGTGATGACCCAGTAGTGGAAAATTCAAGTTCACTTGAAGATCTACCAAAGGGACACTGTTTAGATGCATTTCGTCTATCAGAGGATGCAAAAAAGGAAGAGCATGTTAAAGGGAATCTACAGGCTGATCACAATGAAGAACCTTTAGTAGATGTGTTTTCTGCGACAAGTTTAGATGCAACAATGCAGTTAAGAGATAAAGTTTTGACCTCTTTTGCAGACAAAAGAACTTATATGGAAGTTAAGATTGTTCAGGATGAAGAAGACATTCCATTAAGGGACCTGATACAAACCAAAGGGAGAAAATGTGAAAGATCTATGCCTGCTGTTGGTTTCATTTCTGAGACTGAAAATATAGAATTTACAAATTCTGAGGCATCTGTATCTAGGAAAGCAGATATGGATCCTAACACTATTGAGCATGCCAAATTACAGAAACAATTGACAGATGCAGCTGCGTCCAATCACAACTTCAAAACAAAGGCGTTTGAAGCTACTTCTGCCGGTACTAGGAAGTTCCTTGAACTGcttgaagaagaggagaagaatatGCAGAGTCGGTTGTCGATTTCACCTTCATCACAGCATACCAGAAAATTTCGCCACAAAAGGTCCTCTGCTGAAAAATCAAATAGTGACAAGATTAGTCTTCGTTATTGTCTTCCAGAACACAAATTTTCTGTTGGGGACTTGGTCTGGGGCAAAGTCCGGAGTCATCCCTGGTGGCCTGGGCAGATTTTTGATCCCTCAGATGCATCAGAAAGTGCCAGCAAACTTTTCCAAAGGTTTCGAAAGGACCGCTTGTTAGTGGCATTTTTTGGTGATGCCACCTTTAATGTGTGTGATGAATCTCAATTGATGCCTTTTCAATCTAATTTCTCTGAGATGGCAAAACAGACGACTGCCAAGGCATTTCAAAATGCAGTAATGAATGCATTGGATGAACTTGCTAGGCGGGTGGAATTGGGTTTAACTTGTTCTTGTCAGGTTGAAGAAACTCGTCACATACTTGAGACCAAAGCAATGGATAATTTTGGAATACGCCAAGGTGCAGTTGTCAATGATCATAAAGACATTTTGCAGGCTGCCAATACATTTGATCCCTTAAAGTTTCTCTCTGCTATCCAAGCTTTTGCTAGATTTCCTCATATGGAACGTGACCTGGAAATCACTGTAGCTTGCGCTCAAGCATCTGCATTCCTTACTTTTAAAGGGCTTGTGTTTTCTGGTAAGATTTCATTGGGGACTTCAGATAATCAAATGGTTTCCATAGAAAAGCAAGGTTCTGCAGGGTTAGGTCCCTCTTCACAAACTCGTCATATCTCTTCAGGGAAGCATAAGCGCAAAGCAGAGGAAAAACATCCAAGGAGGACAAAAAAGAGGAAAATTAATGATTTGATTGCAGAATGTGAACCATCACATGAAGCAGAAGATGACTTGAATGCTGATGATTTAACACTACTTGAAATTGCAGGAAGGATTAAAAAAagaaagctcaaagacttgattgcAGAGCATGAACCATCAAAGGAAGAAGCAGAAGAGGACATAAATGACTGCGATGAAAAACTGCTCGACTTTGCAGGTGCAGGTTCTTATGTGAAGTTTTCAAAAGGAATTCGAGCAAACCGTCAGAAATGCCAGGAAAGTGACCCGACTTCAACAAAGTCAGGAGAAGATGCAAAAATGACAAGCATCATGATCGATAAAGCTAAATTATTGGTCTCACACATTTTAAATAATGATTCTAAGGACCTAAAAGCAAACAAAGAATTTAACTCTATATCTCCTGGATTTGGTCCAGGTGTAAAAAGGACTTTCAAGTCTTTTAAGTCTGGAGAATCCATTAGAAATGTTGCAAGTGACGTGGCATCCATTCCTACAGATTCAAAGAGCAGCAGTGCAGCAAATGGCCAGAAACATTTTGAACATGATAGCAAGTCACCTAAGAAAGCCAATATGAATATTAGTAGTTCATGGTCCACTCAAAAAGGAACTACCAGCACCATGGAAGAGAGTACTTCTACACATGAACTGTTGTCTAAACTTTTAATAGTTGCTCGGGATCCTTTATTTTGGGTAAAGAAGAAAAAGATGCCTTCCGGTTTAATAAATTCTTTCTTGCAGTTTAGAAATGCTGTATTCGAGAAAAGTTCTACAAACTCAGATGTGGCCAAGGCTTCTGTGCTTAATTCTGTGAATGAATCCAATGAACAAAAGCCTCTTAAATCTTCCAGCAAATTTCCTGGTTCCTCTTGTACTGCAGATTCCAAAGATGTAAATTGGACTGACAAAAAATCATCTTTGAGGTCAACGAGTCGTGTGGGGCAGGCAAAGTTGAACAGAAAAGCTGATTTTTCTATTAAAGGTTCTCGAAAGAGGACAAAGCGCACTGTCAGATTACCTAGCCCACCATGGTCAAGCAAGGGTTTAAAAAATGAACCCCAAGATAAGACAGGTGATCGCTATGGGAAACGCTATTCAAGGAGGTTATCTGTGGGATCTTTGACTGGTTGTTCCACTGGCAATAATTCTGACCAAAAACCTGCAGCTCTTTTTATGAGATTTCCCAAGGGCTTTGCATTGCCTTCAGAAATAGAATTGAAAGCAAAATTTGCCCGTTTTGGCCCTCTAGAGATATCTGAAACTAAGGTATTTAGACGTTCTGGCTGTGCTCAGGTTGTATATAAAACATCATCTGCTGCAGAAGCAGCATTCAACTTTGTATCAGAAAATAAAGTTTTTGGATCTGGAAGAGTTAGCTTTAGGCTTAGATATTTTTCCTCTGGAACACGGGCAGATGCAATTGAGAAGAAAGATCATGGGGAACAGAGAAGTATTCAACAGGATGGTGCACAATGCCCTTCATCGAAGGATACATTAAGAGATGCAGATGGGCGTCAAGCTACCATACCGCAGCCCTCAGATTCACTCATGCTATCTACAGAGAGACTGAGCACATGTAGACCAAACACATCTGGGGAACCTCAACTTTTGCTGATTCAACAGAATTTGGAAATGCTGACTTCTATGCTTTCTCGCACAGATTGTACATCAACATCAGTCACTGCAACATCAGACAACATGACACCAGACTCCAAACGAGACATAATGGATGAAATGATGTCTCTCCTACAAAAAGTCAGTGCACTTGTTGCCTCTCCTCCCTAGGAGCATTTGAATAGTAACAGACAATTTCAAGATCATAAGAATCGATTAGTGTATTTTTGTTGTTTGTATATGTAGATCTGTTATCAGTGGAGAATTGATAGAGGTATGCCAAATATCTTGAATTTAGTCTCTGATTTTTGTCTATAGAACGCATATGCCTCTTTTTTTTGGGCAACTTTACTAGACTGCTACAAATGATGTATTATGTTGGTAGTGAGTAATCATATTAGAGATTGATTACAATCTGGAGTCTGGACGATAGCTGGAAGATTTCAAACTTCATCCATGTGAGCATGCTctgattattttttctttttctaattccaATTTGAACATATGATATCCTTTCTGTCTGTCTTTCATAATGACTTGCATTTCTGCTCCCTTTGATAAAATAGATTTGAGTTACTGCGTGTGTGATTAGGGCAGGATTGTCAGCATTAGTAATTCCCTTTTTAAATGAAAACAAATCTCACAAGGGAAGTATTAGGTCAAGGATTCTTTAAATACCAGAAAATTACAAATTAGAATTTTTCTATCCTATCTAAGCTTCCTTTAAAAGATGATTTGGACTATTTGAGAAATTCTTTTATAATAACAGGCCAATCGCAGCTTCTTTCATTGGAAAACATCCTTCAGGATAAGTTTGCAGGTTTCTACAAAGAGTTTATCGGTTGGAATCATATCAGACAGAACAGAGTATTGACATTTGATTACATTGCCCTATATATATTGTAAACCTATATGGAGGAAGGGATGCTTAATAGCTGTCATCTGCCATTGGGGGTGTCGGAATATTTGATCAGCCTTTAATGTATAGAATCTAGATTATTATTCCTTGCTTAAGTAGGTATGACTTATCCAAATGTATTCAATATTGTTACAGTACTTATATATTTGGTATGGCTCCTTATGGTCTTGCACTTATACTTTCCCTATTGATTCTTGAAGTGCAGTTGGTCTTTGACTCTTTGCATTGCAATAAttgaatttttttcatttaaaatcatttcttgcatctttttttttaataatcttcATCTGTGATAGGAAACAGCGGCTGTCTATCTACAAGTAGATTTTAGATAAACCTATTATCTATATTTTTGGTTAAATATGACATGCAATTAAAGTACATTTAAAAAGTCAAACTTGAGTGCATTGCACACGACAGGATATAAGAGGTAATCTGCAGAGTGGAGAATAACAAGGTTCATGGAAGGAAAGAACAATTTAATTCAGGAACTGAACATAATTGGGCTATTCGTCTGTTATGTATTCTTTAACCGACCTTGTTATTAATATTTTTGGTCTTATTGCACTGACcatctatatattttttttatctccTCTGGATAACTGCTATACATATATTGTTACTTCCTTTTATTTATAGGGGAGAAATTAATCCACAGGCGTCCATGTCACATCCTTCTGATAAGGTGTGAGTGGTAGCTTTTTCATATGAAAACTCACTCCAAGCTGACAAGGTCAGAGGGATAACTTCCATGAAATTTTTTTGTTGAAGTCTGCCCTGGATTTGTTCCAGGGTTCGGTATGTCTGGACCTCAAGGCGTACAGCAATAATCAAACCGCAGTGAGTTTTTAAATGAGGCAAGTATCTTCACTAATGAAGTCCTACACATCCTTACCATGATCAGTATACGTGGGCATATGTGTTGTCatgataatttattttgaataaCTTATCTTTCATTTCTGTCATGGGTGTTTGCAAGGTTCATGCCCTGAAAAATCCCTTCTGGGGTTTGATGTCCTTGAGAAGGTGGGTATGGTAAATTGTACGAGTAGTCTAGAAGATACTAGAAAGATGGTACGTTGTAGGAGTACTCTACAGTGTACTAGAAAGATGGTGCGTTGTATGAGTACTCTACAGGATACTAGAAAAATGACACTTCTTATATCTGGGTCCTTGGAGAGCTGTATCATTGTGCTgcagaaaacaaacaaaaaagacaGAGGGGAGCTAGAGGTTTTGGGCTTCCATAAATATAGCAACGAATAAGATAGAAATTAGTAACATCTATATGTCCATTTGCAGCTACATTTAAAATTTTGGTTTGGCTACATTTTCCATGTAAATGAAAGGGAAAGAAAGTTTTGCTTTGGCTACATTTCCGACTTTGCAATTATAGGGTCTGTACTAACCAGCAGACCAGATCAATTGTAATATTCAATGTTGATCTTCTCAAAACTAGTTGAGGTATTAGGGTGCCAGATGCACCCTAAGTTCATCGCTCGTTTTGTTTATCTCTGCATGTTTCGGTTCCTACTATCTTTGGGGCAGCGGATTTAATGACAAGTCCAGGGACGTTGGGAATTCAATCCATGTGAGTGGTAGGAGCAATGAGTCGAAAGGAGTCCCATTAAATTAAAAGGAGAAGTACTATAGGGAGAGGTTTGCTAGCCTTGGTATGGTTTCAAGATTAAATAATTCTTCAATAGGGACCTTTCTTGCGAAAAAAGAGCTTTGTCCATGGGGCTGAGTGCAGTAGTTGAGAAGGGGTGCCGTCGTGCAATGCAGTTAGTTTTGAGTCTCGTGCAATGCAGTTAGTATTGAGTCTCGCTGGCTGAGAACCCCTTAACTACTTGAGAGCAAAAGCTTATCCATCTAATTAATTGGAATAAAAGAAGTTGCTGCTGAACTTATTACCAAGTTGACAAAGGAAGGTCTTACTAAAATTTTGTAATTGTAACTGCATACCTATGGCCATTTCTTATTTAGTTTAGTGAAAATTTTGATATGATGTTTTAATACACATACATGACAAATAATCCAATATTGTGCAAAGCTGACATATTCTTCTAGCATCTTTATCCATTTACATACACATATCTCTACATATTTAATCCTTCTCATATTCATTTACATGCATACTCGTGCATTTGTCCTACCCACTTGTTTATTGCACCTATCTGTTCAACTAAGGTTTTTTGCCGTTATTGCATTCCAAGACAAGCCAATGGAGACATGGGGACAAGTTTGTGGTTGGAAACTTGCTTCTTGCCAATTTAAAACTAGCTGACTAGCCCCCTTCACTCTTGTACCTTAAGTTGATTAAGCACACTTCTGGAACAATTTAATGTTGTGCTGGTATATAAAGAGATTGTATTAATTCTAATTTTCTTCTAATTCAACAATCAAGATTTCAATCATTCTAGAGAGCAATCAATAGCAACACATTTTAGGTTGGTGCAATAAAATAGCAATGTCTTTAGGCACTGGCttcttgttttgatatttgtttgattTCCACCAAAATTCTCACCTCCAGATCCTAAATAGGATTTTTTTGAGGGCAAGGGGCATTTCTAACTTAGTTAAGTAATGAAGTAAGATTATTATAGGACCTTTGATACTTGAATATTAGAAAGTATAATATAAAATGTTGCAATATTTTGGATATGAATGGAAGCAGTTTTAGAAACATCATTAGGAAAATTTCcatcatttaataat includes:
- the LOC131072208 gene encoding uncharacterized protein LOC131072208, with product MEEMSGDPVCSESEKVFEEQDGLPKFSAERVGEVAENNESDGNETIDARCSIGSELEVKMEQGDTEADVSKEGLVSGIKDDSSVSDGGNVSREGDRFQEQEMAEGLNDVLNLCLNMTVNTQGLELGGNLYVSDTLPQSCYAVNDNNIQDDALIGNASREGYAIPNESVNADAEIQKLVVQEETEIEVTTVQDGHMLVNGSNRKNEEDESEDVPSLEHPENNFLQKSARGSDAPEEITLLQEGVSVTGEVSGLNFFAESVAVGLGERDVHDYSDGQGIEEQARTGVEDMETKSEVRDGDYSRVGLGDGCTINAPKASVEQHCDDVTSAKEHHSVADSLVVAPHIVHSANERAEKSSGDAVFDVNEIPNDISNPLVREDETCKRDDPVVENSSSLEDLPKGHCLDAFRLSEDAKKEEHVKGNLQADHNEEPLVDVFSATSLDATMQLRDKVLTSFADKRTYMEVKIVQDEEDIPLRDLIQTKGRKCERSMPAVGFISETENIEFTNSEASVSRKADMDPNTIEHAKLQKQLTDAAASNHNFKTKAFEATSAGTRKFLELLEEEEKNMQSRLSISPSSQHTRKFRHKRSSAEKSNSDKISLRYCLPEHKFSVGDLVWGKVRSHPWWPGQIFDPSDASESASKLFQRFRKDRLLVAFFGDATFNVCDESQLMPFQSNFSEMAKQTTAKAFQNAVMNALDELARRVELGLTCSCQVEETRHILETKAMDNFGIRQGAVVNDHKDILQAANTFDPLKFLSAIQAFARFPHMERDLEITVACAQASAFLTFKGLVFSGKISLGTSDNQMVSIEKQGSAGLGPSSQTRHISSGKHKRKAEEKHPRRTKKRKINDLIAECEPSHEAEDDLNADDLTLLEIAGRIKKRKLKDLIAEHEPSKEEAEEDINDCDEKLLDFAGAGSYVKFSKGIRANRQKCQESDPTSTKSGEDAKMTSIMIDKAKLLVSHILNNDSKDLKANKEFNSISPGFGPGVKRTFKSFKSGESIRNVASDVASIPTDSKSSSAANGQKHFEHDSKSPKKANMNISSSWSTQKGTTSTMEESTSTHELLSKLLIVARDPLFWVKKKKMPSGLINSFLQFRNAVFEKSSTNSDVAKASVLNSVNESNEQKPLKSSSKFPGSSCTADSKDVNWTDKKSSLRSTSRVGQAKLNRKADFSIKGSRKRTKRTVRLPSPPWSSKGLKNEPQDKTGDRYGKRYSRRLSVGSLTGCSTGNNSDQKPAALFMRFPKGFALPSEIELKAKFARFGPLEISETKVFRRSGCAQVVYKTSSAAEAAFNFVSENKVFGSGRVSFRLRYFSSGTRADAIEKKDHGEQRSIQQDGAQCPSSKDTLRDADGRQATIPQPSDSLMLSTERLSTCRPNTSGEPQLLLIQQNLEMLTSMLSRTDCTSTSVTATSDNMTPDSKRDIMDEMMSLLQKVSALVASPP